The Corynebacterium vitaeruminis DSM 20294 genome window below encodes:
- a CDS encoding alpha-amylase family glycosyl hydrolase — MFTSHNGLPTPPEWLKDAVFYEIYPQSFYDSNGDGIGDLKGIVDKLDYVAELGANALWINPCFDSPFKDAGYDVRDYYTVAPRYGTNDDLVALFHAAHERGIKVLLDLVPGHTSEENEWFKRSCEADPNEYSDRYIWTSHAFDNGDGLPFIGGEAPRAATYILNFYKCQPALNYGFNAKTRPWQQDPTAPGPMANRQEMVNVMRHWLDLGADGFRVDMADSLVKFDGEDKPETMKVWQDIFSRFRADYPEAAFVSEWGTPTQALRAGFDMDFYLDWRHNGYNLLARDTESPRGGAEDKSFFKKDSGTSPQAFIEQYWPRYEGSRELGYFSFISCNHDTPRFAPRLDEAERRLFFLFLLTMPGVPFIYYGDEIGMRYLDVPTHEGGYHRTGSRTPMQWDAAQPNFGFSTADPESLYLPVDDSAGAPDAASQAKDPGSLRSFVAAIIALRRATAELQADAPLEFGWAHDDSRILVYTRGGAYAIALNAGGSADELVIEGAAEVVAATGETALDGQTLRLGPVSGAVVRLS; from the coding sequence ATGTTTACATCCCACAACGGACTGCCCACCCCGCCGGAATGGCTGAAAGACGCGGTCTTCTACGAGATCTACCCCCAGAGCTTCTATGACTCGAACGGGGACGGCATCGGCGACCTCAAGGGCATCGTCGACAAGCTCGACTACGTCGCCGAGCTCGGGGCCAACGCGCTGTGGATCAACCCGTGCTTCGACTCCCCCTTCAAGGACGCCGGCTACGACGTGCGCGACTACTACACCGTGGCACCCCGCTACGGCACCAACGACGACCTCGTCGCCCTATTCCACGCCGCGCACGAGCGCGGCATCAAGGTCCTCCTCGACCTCGTCCCCGGCCACACGAGCGAGGAAAACGAGTGGTTCAAGCGCAGCTGCGAGGCGGATCCCAACGAGTACTCGGACCGCTACATCTGGACCTCCCACGCCTTCGACAACGGCGATGGCCTGCCGTTTATCGGCGGCGAGGCCCCGCGCGCGGCGACCTACATCCTCAACTTCTACAAGTGCCAGCCCGCGCTCAACTACGGCTTCAACGCCAAGACCCGACCCTGGCAGCAGGACCCCACCGCGCCCGGCCCGATGGCCAACCGCCAGGAGATGGTCAACGTCATGCGGCACTGGCTCGACCTCGGCGCGGACGGCTTCCGCGTGGACATGGCCGACTCGCTAGTGAAGTTCGACGGGGAGGACAAGCCGGAGACGATGAAGGTCTGGCAGGACATCTTCTCCCGCTTCCGCGCCGACTACCCCGAGGCAGCGTTCGTCTCAGAGTGGGGCACGCCCACCCAGGCGCTGCGCGCCGGATTCGACATGGATTTCTACCTCGACTGGCGCCACAATGGTTATAACCTTCTGGCCCGCGACACCGAGTCCCCCCGCGGCGGCGCGGAGGACAAGAGCTTCTTCAAGAAGGACTCCGGCACCTCCCCGCAGGCCTTCATCGAGCAGTACTGGCCCCGCTACGAGGGCTCGCGGGAGCTGGGCTACTTCTCGTTCATCTCCTGCAACCACGACACCCCGCGGTTCGCCCCGCGCCTCGACGAGGCGGAGCGGCGCCTGTTCTTCCTGTTCCTGCTCACCATGCCGGGCGTGCCGTTCATCTACTACGGCGACGAGATCGGCATGCGCTACCTCGACGTTCCCACCCACGAGGGCGGCTACCACCGCACCGGCAGCCGCACGCCCATGCAGTGGGACGCGGCCCAGCCCAACTTCGGCTTCTCCACCGCGGACCCGGAAAGCCTCTACCTTCCGGTCGACGACTCCGCAGGCGCCCCCGATGCGGCATCCCAGGCCAAGGACCCGGGCTCCCTCCGCAGCTTCGTGGCCGCGATCATCGCGCTGCGGAGGGCCACTGCGGAGCTGCAGGCGGATGCCCCGCTCGAGTTTGGTTGGGCCCACGACGACTCGCGCATCCTCGTCTACACCCGCGGCGGCGCCTACGCGATCGCCCTCAACGCGGGCGGGAGCGCCGACGAGCTGGTCATCGAGGGCGCGGCCGAGGTCGTCGCCGCCACCGGCGAGACCGCCCTCGACGGGCAGACCCTGCGCCTGGGGCCGGTCTCCGGAGCCGTCGTGCGCCTGTCTTAG
- a CDS encoding arabinofuranosyltransferase yields MKRSVILATYLPLVLLSPLIGWVLNIALVANARFAESGSNATQTASLMLLGGVAIMALAYLGHRLRDGIIRGLALQLVAVVPLAVLLRGTGTYLFGVNGDQQFRLALVEKYTYFFTPVDAYDAQAPGFYPGLWFWLSGKLMRVVGWSAPRGYPVVALATLAATTAIVCWLWEECRRKQLTAVPTAVAGLAASLAGWFFAAYEPYSWIVLAPIVPVSYLFLDALRNLGTTPVRGLAVTGAWLGLYLGLAASTYSLVAIPVGLVTLILLAVARPRAGLKKWAALFAPAILVAGVLAAYWWAGYLLHRGEGGAGNVAASYAPAESVAFAFPEDPLWAALCLIAVASVAAQWHALRALEAHVAVLGGCVAWYALSAVRNVAVGGSLLAFRSTPLVMMIVVLLAWELFTLVVQALASARLRAGAPERAIRVSRHRPLPPVGALACGVALIVAAQHPTAELSSYAQEAQKARSQVDALVELGTCVHNGLGEKIDGASLVAYELNLPAVLPVFTQAPPNITYVNPTTNLTSHERLIAALSGAHTTEELKQILADYRLDGLAALERDGRLVVRALDTQGRIVETAIDPAAVSNEWESVTCGETRVILTAGS; encoded by the coding sequence ATGAAACGCTCCGTCATCCTCGCCACCTACCTGCCGCTCGTACTGCTTAGCCCGTTGATCGGTTGGGTGCTCAACATCGCGCTCGTGGCCAACGCGCGCTTCGCGGAGTCGGGATCCAACGCCACGCAGACGGCGTCGCTCATGTTGCTCGGCGGCGTCGCGATCATGGCTCTGGCCTACCTCGGGCACCGGCTGCGCGACGGCATCATCCGCGGTCTGGCGCTGCAGCTCGTGGCCGTGGTGCCGCTGGCGGTCCTGCTGCGCGGCACGGGAACCTACCTCTTCGGCGTCAACGGCGACCAGCAATTCCGCCTCGCGCTGGTGGAGAAGTACACCTACTTCTTCACGCCCGTCGACGCCTACGACGCCCAGGCACCGGGCTTCTACCCGGGCCTGTGGTTCTGGCTGTCCGGCAAACTCATGAGGGTGGTTGGCTGGTCGGCGCCGCGGGGTTACCCGGTCGTGGCGCTGGCGACCTTGGCCGCCACCACCGCGATCGTGTGCTGGCTGTGGGAGGAGTGCCGGAGGAAGCAGCTGACCGCCGTGCCCACCGCCGTCGCGGGGCTGGCCGCCTCGCTGGCCGGGTGGTTCTTCGCCGCCTACGAGCCCTACTCGTGGATTGTGCTCGCCCCGATCGTCCCCGTCTCCTACCTCTTCCTAGATGCGCTGCGAAATCTCGGGACGACCCCAGTGCGCGGGCTCGCGGTCACCGGGGCCTGGTTGGGCCTCTACCTGGGGCTTGCGGCCTCTACCTACTCGCTGGTCGCCATCCCGGTGGGCCTGGTCACCCTCATCCTCTTGGCCGTGGCGCGCCCGCGCGCGGGACTGAAAAAGTGGGCGGCGCTCTTCGCTCCCGCGATCCTCGTGGCCGGGGTGCTGGCCGCCTACTGGTGGGCAGGCTACCTCTTGCACCGGGGCGAAGGCGGGGCCGGCAACGTCGCAGCCTCCTACGCGCCAGCGGAGTCGGTGGCCTTCGCCTTCCCGGAGGACCCGCTGTGGGCGGCGCTGTGCCTCATCGCCGTCGCGTCGGTCGCGGCGCAGTGGCACGCGCTGCGGGCCCTGGAGGCGCACGTCGCGGTGCTCGGCGGGTGCGTCGCCTGGTACGCGCTGAGCGCGGTGCGCAACGTCGCGGTGGGCGGGAGCCTGCTGGCCTTCCGCTCGACGCCGCTGGTCATGATGATCGTGGTGCTGCTCGCGTGGGAGCTGTTCACGCTGGTCGTCCAGGCGCTCGCCTCCGCCCGCCTTCGCGCGGGAGCCCCGGAGCGCGCGATCCGCGTGAGCCGCCACCGACCGCTCCCGCCGGTCGGCGCGCTGGCGTGCGGGGTCGCGCTCATCGTCGCCGCCCAGCACCCGACGGCCGAGCTGAGTTCCTACGCCCAGGAGGCGCAGAAGGCCAGATCCCAGGTCGACGCCCTGGTCGAACTGGGCACCTGCGTCCACAACGGCCTGGGAGAGAAGATCGACGGCGCGAGCCTCGTGGCCTACGAGCTCAACCTTCCGGCGGTCCTGCCGGTGTTCACGCAGGCCCCGCCGAACATCACCTACGTGAACCCGACGACCAACCTCACCTCCCATGAGCGCCTCATCGCCGCGCTGTCGGGCGCGCACACCACCGAGGAGCTGAAGCAGATCCTCGCGGACTACCGGCTCGACGGGCTGGCGGCGCTCGAGCGTGACGGCAGGCTAGTCGTGCGCGCGCTGGACACCCAGGGGCGAATCGTCGAGACGGCCATCGACCCGGCCGCAGTCTCGAACGAGTGGGAGTCCGTCACCTGTGGAGAAACCCGGGTCATCCTCACGGCGGGAAGCTAG
- the pulA gene encoding type I pullulanase, which produces MSANPPARFSPRPSALVYEGPLGAVVADEVTRFHVWAPNAESVQLLVFNGEGGTQEALGMTRGDRGEWSVELAGNHEGLEYLYRVDGREAVDPYARAVTANGLRSVAIDVDKLLGTATRLDSVGDPGNAIIYEAHVRDLTIAPGNGIAHKGKFLGLAEEGRRTARGNLSGLDYIASLGITHLQLLPIFDFGSVDELGDLAFDAQYNWGYDPNNYNVPEGSYSTDPRDPYARLRELRQLVDACHARGLRVIMDVVYNHVYDARTNPFELIEPGYYFRKDAWGDFYDATVCGNETASERPMMRRFIVDSVRYWARTFGLDGFRFDLMGIHDVETMNAVRAALDEIDPGIILLGEGWAMGNHAPGVVPADQRAGALMPRIAMFNDTFRDVVKGSNFHIEGAGFVSGNPSYLPDDADPWTASPAAEELFDAMRGSLTQRDYLTAAQSVVYNESHDNYTMFDKLRGTAGLEHASLAEIARRHTLATTIQLLSRGIAFVHAGQELLRTKQGEENSYRSPDHVNAFDYDRAEQFAPQVAFFRSLVAFRRQWSWVTETDYEAIDVTTVPVEASGLHLSYRVKRAFDGNDAWVLINADSGLWQAPIAAGEYRVHICDEHVVEDPAKVRFGEEFPVAALSVVVLEKL; this is translated from the coding sequence ATGAGCGCCAACCCACCCGCTCGATTCAGCCCTCGTCCCTCCGCACTCGTTTACGAAGGGCCCCTCGGGGCAGTGGTCGCCGACGAGGTCACGCGCTTTCACGTGTGGGCACCGAACGCTGAATCGGTGCAGCTGCTCGTCTTCAACGGGGAAGGCGGCACCCAGGAAGCGCTCGGGATGACGCGCGGAGACCGAGGCGAGTGGTCCGTCGAGCTGGCGGGCAACCACGAGGGACTCGAGTATCTCTACCGCGTCGACGGCCGCGAGGCGGTGGACCCGTATGCCCGGGCGGTCACCGCGAACGGGCTGCGGTCGGTGGCTATAGACGTCGATAAGCTGCTAGGAACCGCAACGCGCCTAGACAGCGTTGGGGATCCGGGGAACGCGATCATCTACGAGGCGCACGTGCGCGACCTGACCATCGCGCCCGGCAACGGCATCGCCCACAAGGGGAAGTTCCTCGGGCTCGCGGAAGAGGGGAGGCGCACCGCGCGCGGCAACCTGTCCGGGCTCGACTACATCGCCTCGCTCGGGATAACCCACCTGCAGCTGCTGCCGATCTTCGACTTCGGTTCGGTCGACGAGCTGGGCGACCTCGCGTTCGACGCGCAGTACAACTGGGGCTACGACCCGAACAACTACAACGTCCCCGAGGGCAGCTACTCGACCGACCCCCGCGACCCCTACGCGCGCCTGAGGGAGCTGCGCCAGCTTGTCGACGCCTGCCACGCGCGCGGCCTGCGCGTGATCATGGACGTGGTCTACAACCACGTCTACGACGCGCGGACGAACCCGTTCGAGCTCATCGAACCCGGCTACTACTTCCGCAAGGACGCCTGGGGCGACTTCTACGACGCCACCGTCTGCGGCAACGAGACCGCGTCCGAGCGGCCTATGATGCGCCGCTTCATCGTCGACTCGGTGCGCTACTGGGCGCGGACTTTCGGCCTCGACGGCTTCCGCTTCGACCTCATGGGCATCCACGACGTGGAGACGATGAACGCCGTGCGCGCCGCCCTCGACGAGATCGACCCCGGCATTATCCTGCTCGGGGAGGGCTGGGCGATGGGCAACCACGCACCCGGGGTGGTTCCCGCCGACCAGCGCGCGGGCGCGCTCATGCCGCGGATCGCCATGTTCAACGACACCTTCCGCGACGTGGTCAAGGGCTCCAACTTCCACATCGAGGGCGCGGGGTTCGTCTCCGGAAACCCCAGCTACCTGCCTGACGACGCCGACCCGTGGACGGCGTCGCCCGCCGCGGAGGAGCTCTTCGACGCGATGCGCGGCTCGCTCACCCAGCGCGACTACCTCACGGCCGCGCAGTCGGTGGTGTACAACGAGTCGCACGATAATTACACGATGTTCGACAAGCTGCGCGGCACCGCGGGGCTGGAGCACGCCTCGCTGGCGGAGATCGCGCGGCGGCACACGCTGGCCACGACGATCCAGCTGCTCTCGCGCGGCATCGCCTTCGTCCACGCGGGCCAGGAGCTGCTCCGCACGAAGCAGGGCGAGGAGAACTCCTACAGGTCGCCCGATCACGTCAACGCATTCGACTACGACCGCGCCGAGCAGTTCGCCCCGCAGGTCGCCTTCTTCCGCTCGTTGGTTGCTTTCCGACGCCAATGGTCGTGGGTCACGGAGACCGACTACGAGGCCATCGATGTGACGACCGTTCCCGTGGAGGCCAGCGGCCTGCACCTGAGCTACCGGGTCAAGCGGGCCTTCGACGGCAACGACGCCTGGGTGCTCATCAACGCCGATTCCGGGTTGTGGCAGGCGCCGATCGCGGCGGGGGAGTACCGCGTGCACATCTGCGACGAGCACGTGGTCGAGGACCCCGCGAAGGTCCGCTTCGGGGAGGAGTTCCCCGTCGCGGCCTTGAGCGTCGTGGTGCTGGAGAAGCTCTAA
- a CDS encoding extracellular solute-binding protein, which yields MINKRKVAGAVLAAVLSTAGLVACSSDSSSSSSGGSASASGPVTLTVWTSQEDQTDDNAWLQTMEAKFKEANPDLDVTFKNSVVSSADAGTTVNQDPSAAADVYYYANDQLGSLLDAGAVGQLSDSGIAQLKEQDSATMADSVKGTDGESYGLPVEPNTWFMYYNKSKLSAEDVKSFDTMLSKAKVSFPLSNSWYLPAFYAGAGATFFGSDGLDESAGIDLGSKAADVTKYLVDVSKNPNFVNDADGSGMGGLANGAVDVVFSGAWDSKAAQEALGANYGVAALPTFKLDGQDVQMKAFSGSKAIGYNPNTSNPQVAAQFAEFLASTDSQKIHFQKTGVIPADQTLADDPEISADPVATALFEVVGSDSILQPTFNAMSDFWDPAENFGKAITNGEVTADNAADKTAAWASSYK from the coding sequence ATGATCAACAAGCGGAAGGTAGCGGGCGCCGTTCTGGCGGCCGTGCTTAGCACCGCGGGCCTCGTGGCCTGCAGCTCCGACTCCTCCTCTTCCTCCTCCGGCGGGAGTGCCTCGGCCTCCGGTCCGGTGACGCTGACCGTCTGGACCTCCCAGGAGGACCAGACCGATGACAACGCCTGGCTGCAGACCATGGAGGCGAAGTTCAAGGAGGCCAACCCGGACCTCGACGTGACCTTCAAGAACTCCGTGGTGTCCTCCGCCGACGCGGGTACCACCGTCAACCAGGATCCGTCCGCCGCCGCCGACGTCTACTACTACGCCAACGACCAGCTCGGCTCCCTACTGGACGCGGGCGCGGTGGGCCAGCTCTCCGACTCCGGCATTGCCCAGCTCAAGGAGCAGGACTCCGCCACGATGGCGGACTCCGTCAAGGGCACCGACGGCGAGAGCTACGGCCTCCCGGTCGAGCCGAACACCTGGTTCATGTACTACAACAAGTCCAAGCTGTCTGCCGAGGACGTCAAGAGCTTCGACACCATGCTGTCTAAGGCGAAGGTCTCCTTCCCGCTGTCCAACTCTTGGTACCTCCCGGCGTTCTACGCCGGCGCTGGCGCCACCTTCTTCGGCTCCGATGGCCTCGACGAGAGTGCGGGCATCGACCTGGGTTCCAAGGCGGCCGACGTGACCAAGTACCTGGTCGACGTGTCCAAGAACCCGAACTTCGTCAATGACGCCGACGGCTCCGGCATGGGCGGGCTCGCCAACGGCGCGGTCGACGTGGTCTTCTCCGGCGCCTGGGACTCCAAGGCCGCCCAGGAGGCCCTCGGCGCCAACTACGGCGTTGCGGCGCTGCCGACCTTCAAGCTCGATGGCCAGGACGTGCAGATGAAGGCCTTCTCCGGTTCCAAGGCGATCGGCTACAACCCGAACACCTCCAACCCGCAGGTCGCGGCGCAGTTCGCGGAGTTCCTCGCCTCCACCGACTCGCAGAAGATCCACTTCCAGAAGACCGGCGTGATCCCGGCAGACCAGACCCTGGCCGACGATCCTGAGATCTCCGCCGACCCGGTCGCCACCGCCCTGTTCGAGGTCGTCGGCAGCGACTCCATCCTCCAGCCGACCTTCAATGCGATGTCCGACTTCTGGGATCCAGCCGAGAACTTCGGCAAGGCCATCACCAACGGTGAGGTCACCGCGGACAACGCCGCGGACAAGACCGCCGCTTGGGCCTCCTCCTACAAGTAG
- a CDS encoding carbohydrate ABC transporter permease, with protein sequence MKVGLLPKADPPGDNKRRPTTSNDSRSEYSLANAWVYGDAVTRLSLIVFGLGNLVRKQFAKGAAFLAIEVFAIYFFAAKGWKYLKELPNLGGGGQAREKINGFWVYTNSDPSTVVLLNGVATVFFILVFLWFAGIALRSAYKAQTFVEDRGAARTLREDLRALTDQDAPILMMSLPTAGILLFTILPLIFMISMAFTSFDSKNPQQFTWVGFENFGKVLSNEGGEVNLNLFVSVLIWTLVWAFFATFLNYFLGMFMAMLINRRTTWGKGFWRAIFSLSVAVPQFVSLLVLRSMLQPEGAINRLLQSSGLTDSPLPFFTDATWARVTVIVINLWIGIPYTIMQVTGILQNIPGELYEAARLDGASWWQTFRSVTMPYMLFVMTPYLITTFTANVNNFNVIYLLSGGAPTPVGASAGKTDLLITWLYKLTVDKGDYNIGAVIGIFTFIVLSVVALITYRRSGSYKNEEGFQ encoded by the coding sequence ATGAAGGTGGGGCTCCTCCCCAAGGCGGACCCGCCGGGGGACAATAAACGACGACCCACGACCAGCAACGATTCCCGCTCGGAGTACAGCCTGGCCAACGCCTGGGTCTACGGCGACGCCGTGACAAGGCTGTCGCTCATCGTGTTCGGCCTCGGAAATCTCGTGCGCAAGCAGTTCGCGAAGGGCGCGGCGTTCCTCGCGATCGAGGTCTTCGCCATCTACTTCTTCGCCGCTAAGGGCTGGAAGTACTTGAAGGAGCTGCCGAACCTCGGCGGCGGGGGACAGGCCCGCGAGAAGATCAACGGCTTCTGGGTCTACACCAACTCGGACCCCTCGACGGTCGTGCTGCTCAACGGCGTGGCCACCGTGTTCTTCATTCTCGTGTTCCTGTGGTTCGCGGGCATCGCCCTGCGCAGCGCCTACAAGGCGCAGACCTTCGTCGAGGACCGCGGCGCGGCCCGCACGCTCAGGGAGGACCTGCGCGCGCTGACCGATCAGGACGCCCCGATCCTCATGATGAGCCTGCCCACCGCGGGCATCCTGCTGTTTACGATCCTGCCGCTCATCTTCATGATCTCGATGGCGTTTACCAGCTTCGACTCGAAGAACCCGCAGCAGTTCACGTGGGTGGGGTTCGAGAACTTCGGCAAGGTCCTCTCCAACGAGGGCGGCGAGGTCAACCTCAACCTGTTCGTCTCCGTCCTCATCTGGACGCTGGTCTGGGCGTTCTTCGCCACCTTCCTCAACTACTTCTTGGGCATGTTCATGGCCATGCTCATCAACCGCCGTACCACCTGGGGCAAGGGCTTCTGGCGCGCGATCTTCTCGCTGTCGGTGGCCGTGCCGCAGTTCGTCTCCCTGCTGGTCCTGCGCTCGATGCTGCAGCCTGAGGGTGCGATCAACCGCCTGCTGCAAAGCTCCGGCCTCACCGACTCGCCGCTGCCGTTTTTCACCGACGCCACCTGGGCGCGCGTCACGGTCATCGTGATCAACCTGTGGATCGGCATCCCGTACACCATCATGCAGGTCACCGGCATCCTCCAGAACATCCCGGGCGAGCTCTACGAGGCCGCCCGCCTGGACGGCGCGAGCTGGTGGCAGACCTTCCGCAGCGTGACCATGCCGTACATGCTGTTCGTGATGACCCCGTACCTCATCACCACGTTTACCGCCAACGTGAACAACTTCAACGTCATCTACCTGCTCTCCGGCGGCGCGCCGACCCCGGTCGGGGCGTCCGCGGGTAAGACCGACCTGCTGATCACCTGGCTGTACAAGCTGACCGTGGACAAGGGCGACTACAACATCGGTGCCGTCATCGGCATCTTTACCTTCATCGTCTTGTCCGTCGTCGCCCTCATTACCTACCGCCGAAGCGGATCCTACAAGAACGAGGAGGGATTCCAGTGA
- the ygiD gene encoding 4,5-DOPA-extradiol-dioxygenase: MTTKTNSTNVSALFVGHGSPMNAIEENSFTKSWNELGEQLAPRAILSVSAHWYTHGTGVTAMDKPRTIHDFYGFPEELNQVIYSAPGDPEIASLVEDVAKPTLVQQDHSWGLDHGTWSVLKHMFPDADIPVIQLSIDATKPYEEHFELGARLARLAKENNVLIMGSGNVVHNLHMYAPQVGDRGFDWADRFDEKARELMLTEPDRVPSLFSDRDFKRAAPTSDHFLPLAYVAGVAAGVGGGEISSFNEQRTGGSLSMTGYVVTKP; the protein is encoded by the coding sequence ATGACAACAAAAACTAATTCCACCAACGTTTCCGCGCTCTTCGTCGGCCACGGCTCGCCGATGAACGCCATCGAAGAAAACTCCTTTACCAAGTCCTGGAACGAGCTGGGCGAGCAGCTTGCCCCGCGCGCGATTCTTAGCGTCTCTGCGCACTGGTACACCCACGGCACCGGGGTGACGGCCATGGACAAGCCGCGCACGATCCACGACTTTTACGGCTTCCCCGAGGAGCTGAACCAGGTTATCTACTCCGCCCCCGGTGACCCGGAGATCGCCAGCCTCGTCGAGGACGTGGCCAAGCCGACACTGGTGCAGCAGGACCACAGCTGGGGCCTCGACCACGGCACCTGGTCGGTGCTCAAGCACATGTTCCCGGATGCCGACATCCCCGTTATCCAGCTGTCCATCGATGCCACCAAGCCCTACGAGGAGCACTTCGAGCTCGGCGCGCGGCTTGCCCGACTGGCCAAGGAAAACAACGTGCTCATCATGGGCAGCGGCAACGTCGTACACAACCTGCACATGTACGCGCCCCAGGTGGGTGACCGCGGCTTCGACTGGGCCGATCGCTTCGACGAAAAGGCGCGCGAGCTCATGCTCACCGAGCCCGACCGGGTTCCCTCGCTGTTTAGCGACCGGGACTTCAAGCGCGCAGCACCAACCTCGGACCACTTCCTCCCGCTGGCCTACGTCGCGGGCGTGGCCGCGGGGGTCGGCGGCGGCGAGATTAGCTCCTTCAACGAGCAGCGCACCGGCGGTTCGCTGTCCATGACGGGGTACGTGGTGACCAAGCCGTAG
- a CDS encoding sugar ABC transporter permease: MHNIRRSRRIADLATHLFLAIMAIVWVIPIVWVVAESFNKNTAPFSSTFFPTEYTFDNYKKLFTETQVLNFPKMFMNTFIVAVFTCLISVAFVLMVSFALSRMRFRFRKVYMNVALILGMFPGIMAVVAIYFILKAMGLTDGSLTIVALIIVYSAGTGAGFYIMKGFMDTIPASLDEAAYLDGCTRWQVFTKIIIPIAKPMIVYQAIVGFLTPWLDFVLAKAIARTQDNYTVALGLWKMLEKEYIHDWFARFAAGAVCVSIPIVILFIVMQRYYQESMAGSVKG, from the coding sequence ATGCACAACATCCGCCGGTCCCGGCGCATCGCGGACCTGGCCACGCACCTGTTCCTTGCCATCATGGCCATCGTCTGGGTCATCCCGATCGTGTGGGTGGTCGCGGAGAGCTTCAACAAGAACACCGCTCCGTTTAGCTCCACCTTCTTCCCGACGGAGTACACCTTCGATAATTACAAGAAGCTGTTCACCGAGACCCAGGTGCTCAACTTCCCGAAGATGTTCATGAACACCTTCATCGTGGCCGTGTTCACCTGCCTGATCAGCGTGGCCTTCGTGCTCATGGTCTCCTTCGCCTTGAGCCGCATGCGCTTCCGCTTCCGCAAGGTGTACATGAACGTCGCCCTCATCCTGGGCATGTTCCCGGGCATCATGGCCGTGGTCGCCATCTACTTCATCCTCAAGGCGATGGGGCTTACCGACGGCAGCCTCACGATCGTGGCGCTGATCATCGTCTACTCGGCGGGCACGGGTGCTGGCTTCTACATCATGAAGGGCTTCATGGACACCATCCCGGCCTCGCTGGACGAGGCCGCCTACCTGGACGGCTGCACCCGCTGGCAGGTGTTCACCAAGATCATCATCCCGATCGCCAAGCCGATGATCGTCTACCAGGCCATCGTCGGGTTCCTGACCCCGTGGCTCGACTTCGTCCTGGCCAAGGCGATCGCCCGCACGCAGGACAACTACACCGTCGCGCTTGGCCTGTGGAAGATGCTGGAGAAGGAGTACATCCACGACTGGTTCGCGCGCTTTGCCGCGGGCGCCGTGTGCGTCTCCATCCCGATCGTCATCCTGTTCATCGTGATGCAGCGCTACTACCAGGAGTCCATGGCGGGCTCGGTCAAGGGCTAG